A window of the Desulfopila inferna genome harbors these coding sequences:
- a CDS encoding heavy-metal-associated domain-containing protein has protein sequence MPIIKIKGMSCQHCVASVKDALEKVPGTKDVEVDLEKNEARFNGNPPPEAVKDAVSKIGFEVVPDE, from the coding sequence ATGCCGATCATAAAGATTAAGGGAATGAGCTGTCAGCACTGTGTCGCTTCAGTCAAAGATGCTCTGGAGAAGGTTCCGGGAACCAAAGATGTTGAAGTTGATCTGGAGAAAAACGAGGCCCGCTTCAACGGCAATCCACCTCCCGAAGCGGTAAAGGATGCTGTCTCGAAAATCGGGTTTGAAGTAGTACCGGATGAATGA
- a CDS encoding multiheme c-type cytochrome gives MRRVTGVVVISLLSLIFFTGSSMADVAEDCISCHREENPGMYLQWKNSGHGENDVGCIDCHAAEEGDVDAYEHYGATVATLVTPKDCGKCHSEIEEETSQSYHAHAGEILQSNDAYMAHVAGGHPVVIVGCESCHGAKVIIDPEASNKLSSLTWPNSGVGRLNPDGSKGACNACHSRHSFSKAQARQPGNCGKCHLGPDHPQKEIYDESKHGIAYNANREKLNLDNDQWVVGEDYYEAPTCATCHMSATPNQKLTHDVGNRISWTLRPPVSKHKDNWEKKREAMKDVCSNCHQQGFVDGHYYQYDALVNLYDEKFAKPAGTIMNMLKEKNLLENKAAFSNDVEWMYWELWHHEGRRARMGTAMMGPDYAWWHGIYDVAHNFYFEFIPEARHYNDPEVNEYIEKLLEDPMHSWLNTDTETLKKAIESGELQKTYAEFFKKQ, from the coding sequence ATGAGAAGAGTAACCGGTGTTGTCGTCATTTCTTTGCTAAGCTTGATCTTTTTTACCGGCAGCAGCATGGCAGATGTAGCTGAGGACTGTATTAGTTGTCACCGTGAGGAAAATCCCGGAATGTATCTGCAATGGAAAAATTCCGGACACGGCGAGAATGATGTAGGTTGTATAGATTGTCATGCCGCCGAGGAAGGCGATGTCGATGCTTACGAACATTATGGAGCCACTGTAGCAACCCTTGTCACCCCGAAGGACTGCGGAAAATGTCATAGCGAAATCGAGGAAGAGACTTCGCAGTCGTACCATGCCCACGCCGGTGAAATCCTGCAGTCCAATGACGCCTACATGGCCCATGTAGCCGGAGGTCATCCCGTTGTCATAGTCGGCTGTGAGTCCTGCCATGGCGCCAAGGTGATAATTGACCCTGAGGCATCCAATAAACTCTCATCTTTAACCTGGCCGAATTCCGGGGTTGGCCGATTGAATCCCGACGGCTCCAAGGGCGCCTGTAATGCCTGTCATTCCAGGCATTCTTTTTCCAAGGCTCAGGCGCGGCAGCCGGGCAATTGCGGTAAATGTCATCTGGGCCCGGATCATCCACAAAAAGAGATTTACGATGAATCCAAACACGGCATTGCCTATAACGCCAACAGGGAGAAGCTGAACCTCGATAACGACCAGTGGGTGGTCGGTGAGGATTATTATGAAGCTCCTACCTGTGCAACCTGTCATATGTCGGCCACACCCAATCAGAAACTTACCCATGATGTGGGGAACCGTATTTCCTGGACGCTCCGCCCGCCGGTATCGAAACATAAAGATAACTGGGAAAAGAAACGGGAGGCCATGAAGGATGTGTGCAGCAATTGTCACCAGCAGGGCTTTGTGGACGGCCACTATTACCAGTACGATGCCCTGGTAAATCTCTATGATGAAAAATTTGCCAAACCGGCCGGCACTATCATGAACATGCTGAAAGAAAAAAACCTCCTCGAAAATAAAGCGGCTTTTTCAAATGACGTGGAATGGATGTACTGGGAGCTTTGGCATCATGAAGGACGACGGGCCAGGATGGGTACAGCCATGATGGGACCTGATTATGCCTGGTGGCATGGCATCTACGACGTTGCCCATAACTTTTATTTCGAGTTTATCCCTGAAGCAAGACATTACAATGATCCTGAAGTAAACGAGTATATAGAAAAGCTGCTCGAAGACCCGATGCACAGCTGGCTGAATACCGATACCGAGACACTGAAAAAAGCCATAGAAAGCGGAGAACTTCAGAAAACATATGCAGAGTTCTTTAAGAAGCAGTAG
- a CDS encoding SPFH domain-containing protein: MNRFDGGIFLENIEWFDETGKEMVHRLPEAGSGEIKYGAQLTIRDSQAGVLFYKGRACDGFVPGRHTLKTGNLPILTKILSIPWRGNSPLRAEVYIVNMKYFTNLKWGTSNPIAFRDEELGLVRLRAHGIFNIQIVQPVLFINSMVGTMGKMDTEEISTYLKRIIVSRLNDYLGEKLDTILNLPGKFDELSIELQKRLVSDFSDFGLRLSHLYITSITPPEEVQSAIDDKGRLNLISDMEKFMKMKAAMAMEKAATAQGEAGAGMGMGMGLMMPAMFSQSFSAPNAPSSGSPGTSCPDCRQPIADDARFCPLCGHQQLILSRCGSCRKNLAPNALFCSKCGEPVDGKPKPVFCPQCKAENLPGAMFCNQCGTKVS, encoded by the coding sequence ATGAATAGATTTGACGGCGGCATTTTTCTGGAAAACATTGAATGGTTCGATGAAACCGGCAAGGAAATGGTGCACAGGTTGCCGGAAGCAGGCTCCGGCGAGATTAAATATGGCGCTCAATTAACCATCAGGGACAGCCAGGCCGGAGTTCTCTTTTATAAAGGCAGGGCCTGCGATGGTTTTGTTCCCGGCAGGCACACTCTGAAAACAGGCAATCTCCCGATTCTGACCAAGATCCTTTCCATTCCCTGGCGCGGCAACAGTCCTCTTCGTGCTGAGGTGTATATTGTCAATATGAAATATTTCACCAACCTTAAATGGGGAACCAGCAATCCTATTGCCTTTCGGGACGAGGAGCTCGGACTGGTCCGATTACGCGCCCATGGCATCTTTAATATTCAGATCGTTCAACCGGTGCTGTTCATTAACTCGATGGTCGGAACCATGGGGAAAATGGATACCGAAGAAATCTCCACCTACCTCAAGCGCATCATAGTCTCGAGATTGAACGATTATCTGGGTGAGAAACTTGATACGATTTTAAACCTTCCGGGAAAGTTCGACGAACTTTCCATCGAGCTACAGAAGAGACTGGTCAGCGATTTTTCCGATTTCGGCCTGCGCCTGAGCCATCTCTACATCACCTCCATAACCCCGCCGGAGGAGGTGCAGAGCGCCATCGATGACAAGGGGCGGCTCAATCTCATCAGCGATATGGAAAAATTCATGAAAATGAAGGCTGCCATGGCCATGGAAAAGGCCGCCACCGCCCAGGGCGAGGCGGGGGCCGGCATGGGCATGGGCATGGGACTGATGATGCCGGCCATGTTTTCCCAGAGCTTTTCGGCACCAAATGCACCCTCCAGCGGAAGTCCGGGCACCAGCTGTCCTGATTGCCGGCAGCCGATCGCCGACGATGCCAGGTTCTGCCCGCTTTGCGGACACCAGCAGCTCATCCTGAGCCGCTGCGGAAGCTGCCGGAAAAACCTGGCTCCCAATGCCCTGTTCTGCTCAAAGTGCGGGGAGCCGGTGGATGGCAAACCAAAACCTGTTTTCTGCCCCCAATGTAAGGCGGAAAATCTGCCCGGCGCCATGTTCTGCAACCAGTGCGGCACCAAGGTGAGCTGA
- a CDS encoding sigma-54-dependent transcriptional regulator produces MHKKRLLIVDDEENMRHMLKAMLSRYEYAISAAEDGLEATEIISRSEFDFILCDIRMPKMDGLSFLNQNSKLLYNTTVIMMSAYGSIDLALEAMKAGAYDFISKPFKTDEVLLTLKKAEEREQLKRENIYLKKELGKRTDGFLNIIGQSKAIRSTIDLAEKVAPYTTTVLVTGESGTGKELIARGIHAASPRASKRFFAINCGSIPGDLLETELFGYLKGSFTGADKDKKGLFEEADGSTLFLDEVGELPMAMQVKLLRVLQENEIRPVGASYVTKTDVRIITATAKNLHDEVGKGTFREDLYYRLNVLSIPLPPLRERIDDLPDLCKFFIEKYNSELNCSVRNITPEAMSVLLRHHWPGNIRELENVIQRGMVLTDEDTIALNHIPQTITDYTKCTAKDGLLRYDGYSIKYAQKQLEAEMIEMALEKTGGNKSKAATLLEISYPSLLNKIKVYDLQK; encoded by the coding sequence TTGCACAAGAAAAGACTATTGATTGTTGATGATGAAGAGAATATGCGGCATATGCTCAAGGCCATGCTGTCTCGGTATGAATATGCCATATCTGCGGCAGAGGATGGGCTGGAAGCAACAGAGATCATCAGCAGGAGTGAGTTTGATTTCATACTCTGTGACATCCGGATGCCTAAGATGGATGGTCTCTCATTTCTAAATCAAAACAGTAAATTACTTTATAATACCACCGTCATAATGATGTCAGCTTATGGTAGTATCGATCTGGCTCTTGAGGCCATGAAAGCTGGAGCATATGATTTCATTTCTAAACCTTTTAAAACAGATGAGGTGCTATTAACCTTAAAAAAAGCGGAAGAGCGTGAACAACTGAAAAGAGAAAATATCTATTTGAAGAAAGAACTGGGTAAACGGACAGATGGTTTTTTGAACATAATAGGGCAAAGCAAGGCCATAAGATCTACGATAGATCTAGCTGAAAAGGTTGCGCCCTATACAACCACTGTTCTGGTCACCGGTGAATCAGGAACAGGCAAGGAACTAATCGCCAGGGGAATCCATGCTGCGTCTCCGCGAGCATCCAAACGCTTTTTTGCGATTAATTGCGGCAGCATTCCAGGAGACCTTCTGGAAACCGAGCTTTTTGGCTATCTGAAGGGTTCCTTTACGGGAGCAGATAAAGATAAAAAAGGTCTGTTCGAGGAGGCTGATGGCAGCACCTTGTTTCTTGATGAAGTAGGCGAGCTGCCGATGGCTATGCAGGTAAAGCTTCTCAGGGTTCTGCAGGAAAATGAAATAAGGCCGGTTGGTGCCTCATACGTTACAAAAACAGATGTGCGCATAATTACAGCCACCGCCAAGAATTTGCATGATGAAGTTGGGAAAGGTACTTTCCGTGAAGATTTGTATTACCGGCTGAATGTTCTGTCTATCCCTCTGCCACCGTTACGGGAAAGGATCGACGACCTACCCGATCTATGTAAATTTTTTATTGAAAAATACAACAGTGAACTTAACTGCTCGGTCCGCAATATTACCCCGGAAGCCATGAGTGTTTTGCTGCGGCACCACTGGCCGGGTAATATTCGGGAGCTGGAAAATGTAATTCAGCGAGGTATGGTTTTAACCGATGAGGATACAATCGCTCTCAACCATATACCACAGACAATTACAGATTATACGAAATGCACTGCAAAGGATGGATTGCTGCGATACGATGGCTATTCCATAAAATATGCACAGAAGCAGCTGGAAGCCGAAATGATAGAAATGGCTCTTGAGAAAACCGGAGGAAACAAATCGAAAGCTGCAACCCTGCTTGAGATCAGCTATCCTTCTCTGTTGAACAAAATCAAAGTGTATGATTTGCAAAAATAA
- a CDS encoding heavy metal translocating P-type ATPase: MTPDKHLSVDVKGMHCASCSSRIERVVGDMEGVGEASVNLAAETMKLEYDSSVVDYEDIAEKVKNLGFELSRKAEKTSGELQLEIGGMHCASCSSRIEKVVGDMPGVTLANINLVSEEGRFVFDEEVCNPRDIKKAITSLGFSVRDKGDRVQEYEEKERENKKNLERMRHGLILEFVLVIPLLILSMGEMVGLSLPQAIAPHSSPLNYGVAQLLLTLPIMWLGRSFYLIGIPALLRKSPNMDSLIALGTGAAFIYSVWNVVEIAMGIDPMARAMDLYFETVGVLIALVSLGKYMESRSKLHTSDAIRQMMNLTPKTAVLLDGDEQVVVQVSEIEAGDILLVKPGGSIPTDGKVVKGETTVDQSLMTGESMPVFKTLDDKVFGGTVNTGNTIRMVAEQTGDNTLLAGIIRMVREAQGSKAPIARIADKVSYYFVPVVIVISLLTGVSWYFLGDAGFSQSLRFFIAVMVIACPCAMGLATPISIMVGTGRAAQLGILVKNGETLEKMEKVNSIIFDKTGTITSGRPELVNFEYSPRFSSETILQYAASAERSSEHPLAEAIVVYAKNKKITVTEPDEFTPYPGKGITAEFAGERIRVGNREFCEKFSISTEEFEEKAAEYSDEGKTVLFMAINETCCAIFAIADTIKPEVPDAIAALKKKGIEVAMMTGDNEKTAQAIAAKAGIATVFAEVLPDKKAETTRDFQSRGFCVAMVGDGVNDAPALAQADVGIAMGTGIDIAIESGDVVLMKGNLDGVLMALQLSREVMKNIRQNLFWAFGYNVLGIPVAAGLLYVFGGPALNPMFAGAAMALSSVSVVTNALRLRLFQK, translated from the coding sequence ATGACACCAGACAAACACCTCTCGGTTGATGTTAAAGGAATGCATTGCGCCTCCTGTTCGAGCCGAATCGAACGGGTTGTCGGCGATATGGAAGGAGTGGGCGAGGCTTCAGTTAATCTGGCTGCGGAAACCATGAAGCTTGAGTACGACAGCTCCGTGGTTGATTACGAGGACATAGCGGAGAAAGTCAAGAATCTGGGATTTGAACTGAGCAGGAAGGCGGAGAAAACCTCCGGTGAGCTGCAGCTTGAAATCGGAGGCATGCATTGTGCGTCCTGTTCCTCCCGCATAGAAAAAGTAGTCGGCGATATGCCGGGAGTCACTCTGGCAAATATCAATCTGGTATCGGAAGAAGGCCGCTTTGTCTTTGACGAGGAGGTTTGCAATCCCAGGGATATCAAGAAAGCTATCACCTCCCTGGGTTTTTCAGTACGGGACAAGGGGGACCGGGTTCAGGAATATGAAGAGAAAGAGCGGGAAAACAAGAAAAATCTCGAACGGATGAGGCATGGTCTGATTCTCGAATTCGTCCTTGTTATCCCTCTGCTTATTCTCAGTATGGGAGAGATGGTCGGCCTGAGCCTGCCCCAAGCTATAGCGCCGCACTCTTCCCCGCTCAACTACGGAGTTGCCCAGCTCCTGCTCACCCTGCCCATCATGTGGCTGGGAAGAAGTTTCTACCTGATCGGCATTCCTGCCCTGTTGAGAAAATCCCCGAATATGGACAGCCTGATCGCTTTGGGTACAGGTGCGGCATTTATCTATTCGGTCTGGAATGTGGTGGAAATAGCTATGGGAATAGATCCTATGGCCCGGGCTATGGATCTCTATTTCGAGACGGTTGGTGTGCTGATTGCCCTGGTTTCCTTGGGCAAATATATGGAATCGCGCTCCAAGCTGCATACCTCCGATGCCATCCGGCAGATGATGAATCTCACGCCGAAAACCGCGGTTCTGCTCGACGGTGATGAACAGGTTGTGGTTCAGGTCAGCGAGATAGAAGCCGGAGATATCCTGCTTGTCAAGCCAGGAGGCAGCATCCCCACGGACGGCAAGGTGGTGAAAGGTGAAACAACGGTGGATCAGTCGTTGATGACCGGGGAATCGATGCCGGTTTTTAAGACACTGGATGACAAAGTGTTCGGGGGTACGGTGAACACCGGCAACACCATCAGAATGGTGGCGGAGCAGACCGGCGACAACACCCTGCTGGCCGGCATTATCCGCATGGTGAGAGAGGCCCAGGGGTCGAAGGCACCTATTGCCCGTATCGCCGACAAGGTAAGCTACTATTTTGTTCCGGTGGTAATTGTGATTTCGCTGTTGACCGGGGTTTCGTGGTATTTCCTGGGGGATGCCGGCTTTTCCCAGTCGCTTCGATTTTTTATAGCCGTCATGGTTATCGCCTGTCCCTGTGCCATGGGACTTGCGACTCCTATTTCGATCATGGTGGGGACGGGCAGGGCGGCGCAACTTGGTATCCTTGTCAAGAACGGCGAGACCCTGGAAAAAATGGAGAAGGTGAATTCCATAATATTTGACAAAACCGGTACAATCACCAGCGGCAGGCCCGAGCTTGTCAACTTTGAATACAGTCCCCGTTTTTCAAGCGAGACAATCCTGCAGTATGCCGCATCGGCCGAACGCTCTTCCGAGCATCCCCTGGCCGAAGCGATTGTCGTCTATGCTAAAAATAAGAAGATAACCGTTACCGAGCCGGACGAGTTCACCCCTTATCCTGGAAAAGGGATAACCGCTGAATTTGCCGGGGAAAGGATACGTGTCGGCAACAGAGAGTTCTGTGAAAAATTCTCAATTTCGACTGAGGAATTTGAAGAAAAGGCGGCGGAATATTCCGATGAAGGCAAGACCGTCCTCTTTATGGCGATCAATGAGACCTGCTGCGCCATTTTTGCCATAGCCGATACCATCAAGCCCGAGGTACCCGATGCCATTGCCGCCTTGAAGAAGAAGGGGATAGAAGTGGCGATGATGACCGGAGACAACGAGAAAACGGCCCAGGCCATCGCAGCAAAAGCCGGAATTGCCACAGTCTTTGCGGAAGTCCTTCCTGATAAAAAGGCAGAAACCACCAGGGATTTTCAGAGTAGGGGATTCTGTGTGGCCATGGTCGGCGACGGTGTTAACGATGCCCCGGCACTGGCTCAGGCCGATGTCGGCATTGCCATGGGAACCGGCATAGATATAGCCATAGAGTCGGGCGATGTGGTGCTCATGAAAGGAAATCTCGATGGTGTGCTGATGGCACTGCAGCTTTCACGGGAAGTGATGAAAAATATCCGGCAGAATCTGTTCTGGGCTTTTGGCTATAATGTACTTGGGATTCCGGTTGCTGCCGGGCTGCTTTATGTCTTCGGAGGGCCTGCGCTCAATCCCATGTTTGCCGGGGCCGCAATGGCCCTGAGTTCGGTTTCCGTTGTCACCAATGCCCTGCGCTTGCGCCTGTTTCAAAAATGA
- a CDS encoding sensor histidine kinase: MSDGAVFAEREGLSRNLEKVLRQSAAAQSEIISSTGSFWSVFGLSVREIYVAVPSMDCESYEAVGALVHVPELSKYISEKQSAIIVYILVNAIVLTTLWFFRMRRLVIKPLENLVAMSESFGMAASDFMAASPQKNEFGQLATALSNMLSQIEKDKEKLTATVNSLEEANKLILANQDKLVEAEKFVAVGRLSAGLAHEIGNPLGIIQGYLELLGMDDIDSKDRQQYSRRATKELERMTRLIRQLLDFAKKKNATDSRTTVPPVIYELLEMLKYQKIVKNIHFETDCEDFAEEAYCSEADLHQVLLNCVLNSIDAIGEQDETGGKIILSCSLRIEEVNKFAEIKIRDNGKGVKCSEISSVFDPFFTTKEVGCGTGLGLSVSRSIVENCGGTMRLESEVSTGTCVTIMLPVE, encoded by the coding sequence ATGTCTGATGGAGCAGTTTTTGCCGAAAGAGAGGGGCTCTCGAGAAATCTGGAGAAGGTATTGAGGCAATCTGCTGCGGCTCAGAGCGAAATAATTTCATCAACCGGCAGTTTTTGGTCGGTATTTGGATTGAGCGTCAGGGAAATATATGTTGCAGTGCCTTCCATGGATTGTGAATCTTACGAAGCGGTAGGCGCTCTTGTCCATGTCCCGGAATTATCCAAATATATATCCGAAAAACAGTCTGCAATAATCGTTTATATCCTTGTAAACGCTATAGTGTTGACCACTCTCTGGTTTTTCCGAATGAGGCGGCTGGTAATCAAGCCACTGGAGAATCTTGTGGCTATGTCGGAATCTTTTGGCATGGCCGCTTCTGATTTTATGGCTGCCTCTCCTCAAAAGAATGAATTTGGCCAGTTGGCGACAGCATTGAGTAATATGCTTTCCCAGATTGAAAAAGACAAAGAAAAATTAACTGCAACTGTCAATTCTCTCGAAGAAGCCAACAAATTGATTCTTGCCAATCAGGATAAGCTTGTCGAAGCAGAAAAATTTGTCGCGGTAGGGAGGCTGTCAGCGGGATTGGCTCATGAAATTGGCAACCCTCTGGGAATAATCCAGGGCTATCTTGAATTACTTGGCATGGATGATATAGATTCTAAGGACCGTCAACAGTACAGCAGGCGAGCCACCAAAGAGCTTGAAAGAATGACACGCCTGATCAGGCAGCTTCTTGATTTTGCTAAAAAAAAGAACGCTACGGATTCCCGTACCACGGTGCCTCCTGTTATCTATGAACTTTTGGAAATGCTGAAGTACCAGAAGATCGTCAAGAACATACATTTCGAAACTGATTGTGAAGATTTCGCGGAGGAGGCATATTGCAGTGAAGCCGATCTGCACCAGGTGCTGCTCAACTGTGTCCTCAATTCTATTGATGCAATCGGCGAACAGGATGAGACAGGCGGCAAAATCATTCTCTCGTGCAGCCTGAGAATAGAGGAGGTGAATAAATTTGCCGAAATAAAAATCCGGGATAATGGTAAAGGAGTAAAATGCTCAGAAATATCATCGGTTTTTGATCCTTTTTTTACAACAAAGGAAGTCGGCTGTGGAACAGGGCTTGGATTGTCTGTATCGCGTTCCATTGTTGAAAATTGTGGTGGTACGATGCGTTTGGAGAGCGAAGTTTCTACCGGCACGTGCGTCACCATTATGCTGCCGGTGGAATAG
- the sat gene encoding sulfate adenylyltransferase: MSKLVAPHGGKGLVCALLEGAERDAELKKAEGLKQIEISARAKGDLIMMGIGGFSPLDGFMTKADWKGVCENFQLADGTFWPVPITLDVSTADAAAITEGDEVALVRNGEIFATMKVTEKFEMTEENKKWECEKVFLGEGEESVDGNFWKIAPEDHPGVIMVMAQKEVNIAGPVKVLSEGEYPKEYPGVYLKPAETRAMFDERGWANVAALQLRNPMHRSHEYLAKIAVEVCDGVLIHSLIGNLKPGDIPAPVRIKAIDILIENYFVKDNVISAGYPLDMRYAGPREGLLHATFRQNYGVNNMLIGRDHAGVGDFYGLFEAQEIFDRIPETGDTGKDLQCKPMKIDWTFYCHKCDGMASLRTCNHSKEDRVILSGTKLRKALSEGAEIVDHFGREEVLDHLRKYYEGLTEKVEVKMQGAASGDSM; encoded by the coding sequence ATGTCAAAATTAGTTGCACCTCATGGTGGGAAAGGTTTGGTATGTGCTCTGCTTGAAGGCGCTGAGCGTGATGCAGAATTGAAAAAAGCTGAAGGACTGAAGCAGATAGAAATCTCTGCTCGTGCAAAAGGTGATCTCATCATGATGGGAATCGGTGGTTTTTCCCCTCTCGATGGTTTTATGACAAAAGCAGACTGGAAAGGCGTTTGCGAAAACTTCCAGCTGGCGGACGGCACCTTCTGGCCTGTACCTATCACCCTGGATGTATCCACTGCCGATGCTGCTGCTATCACTGAAGGTGACGAGGTTGCTCTGGTACGTAATGGCGAGATTTTTGCCACCATGAAGGTCACCGAGAAATTCGAGATGACCGAAGAAAACAAAAAATGGGAATGTGAAAAAGTATTCCTGGGTGAAGGTGAAGAGTCTGTAGACGGTAATTTCTGGAAGATTGCTCCTGAAGACCATCCCGGAGTTATCATGGTTATGGCGCAGAAAGAAGTAAACATCGCCGGCCCCGTTAAAGTCCTCTCCGAAGGCGAGTATCCTAAAGAATACCCGGGTGTTTACCTGAAGCCTGCCGAGACCCGTGCAATGTTTGACGAGCGTGGCTGGGCAAACGTTGCCGCCCTGCAGCTCCGCAACCCGATGCACCGCTCCCATGAATATCTGGCCAAGATCGCTGTTGAGGTATGTGACGGCGTTCTGATTCACTCCCTGATTGGTAACCTCAAGCCCGGCGACATTCCTGCGCCTGTCCGGATCAAGGCAATCGATATTCTTATTGAAAATTACTTTGTTAAAGACAATGTCATTTCAGCAGGTTATCCGCTTGACATGCGTTATGCCGGACCGCGTGAGGGACTCCTCCATGCAACCTTCCGTCAGAACTACGGTGTCAACAATATGCTGATCGGTCGTGACCATGCCGGCGTTGGTGATTTCTACGGTCTGTTCGAAGCTCAGGAAATTTTTGATCGTATCCCCGAAACAGGCGATACCGGCAAAGACCTGCAGTGCAAGCCGATGAAGATTGACTGGACCTTCTATTGTCATAAGTGCGACGGTATGGCTTCTCTGCGTACCTGTAACCACAGCAAGGAAGACCGCGTTATTCTTTCCGGTACCAAGCTCCGTAAAGCCCTTTCCGAAGGTGCCGAGATTGTCGACCATTTCGGACGTGAAGAAGTTCTCGATCACCTGAGAAAGTACTACGAAGGTTTGACTGAGAAAGTTGAAGTCAAAATGCAGGGTGCCGCTTCCGGCGACTCCATGTAA
- the aroB gene encoding 3-dehydroquinate synthase has translation MNELCVGLEERSYPIHIEYGCLDKVGEDLAERRIANRYCIIADSKVAGLYGDRLFDSLRQSNIKAELVTFPAGEASKNLNTFAFLCSTLAQKGFDRRDGIIALGGGVSGDLAGFVAASYMRGIPFVQIPTTLLSQVDSSVGGKTGVDIAEGKNLVGAFYQPKAVYIDSGVLETLEKEELLGGIAEVIKYGVIRDAAFFRYLSEKRAEALALNTKVIETIIHTSCTIKAQVVAEDERESDIRRILNYGHTIGHAVEAVSDFSIIHGKAVAIGMVAAARIAELQGILPAENKDEIVGLLQDYGLPTAIPPQFDRKKIKKYLLADKKIVSGKVAYVLPVRIGEVIITDKVEETLVDKVLS, from the coding sequence ATGAATGAGTTGTGTGTCGGACTGGAAGAAAGATCATATCCAATTCATATCGAGTACGGGTGTCTGGACAAGGTCGGCGAAGATCTGGCGGAACGCCGTATCGCCAACCGCTACTGCATCATCGCAGATTCAAAGGTGGCTGGGCTTTATGGCGACAGGCTGTTTGATTCCCTGAGACAGAGCAACATAAAAGCGGAACTTGTCACTTTCCCAGCTGGTGAAGCAAGTAAAAACCTCAATACCTTCGCATTCTTATGCAGCACACTCGCTCAGAAAGGTTTTGACCGCAGGGATGGCATCATTGCTTTGGGAGGTGGTGTTTCCGGCGATCTTGCCGGATTTGTAGCGGCGAGCTATATGCGCGGTATTCCATTCGTGCAGATCCCCACGACCCTGCTCTCTCAGGTCGACAGCTCCGTCGGCGGAAAAACCGGTGTCGATATTGCCGAAGGCAAAAACCTGGTAGGGGCTTTCTACCAGCCGAAGGCCGTCTACATCGATAGCGGCGTTTTAGAAACGCTTGAGAAAGAGGAGCTGCTAGGCGGCATTGCCGAAGTTATAAAATACGGTGTTATCCGTGATGCAGCATTTTTCCGGTATCTGAGCGAGAAGCGTGCAGAAGCGCTGGCTCTGAACACCAAGGTGATCGAGACGATAATACATACCTCCTGCACCATAAAAGCGCAGGTGGTGGCCGAGGATGAGCGTGAGTCAGATATCAGAAGAATTCTCAATTACGGTCATACCATAGGCCATGCCGTCGAGGCGGTTTCCGATTTTTCCATTATCCACGGCAAAGCCGTTGCCATCGGCATGGTTGCAGCTGCCCGCATTGCTGAACTCCAGGGGATATTGCCGGCTGAGAATAAAGACGAGATTGTCGGACTGCTGCAGGATTATGGACTGCCGACTGCGATTCCTCCGCAATTTGATCGGAAAAAGATCAAAAAGTACCTGCTGGCGGACAAAAAAATTGTCTCGGGAAAGGTGGCATATGTTCTGCCGGTACGAATTGGTGAAGTGATTATCACCGATAAGGTTGAAGAAACCCTGGTCGATAAAGTTCTCTCTTGA
- a CDS encoding pilus assembly FimT family protein: protein MNKNGFSLIEVNVCCILVAILSAVSYPFIGEIRQSAIFKNEIRMLYGNLQRAKIEAIKKNSYVVFTVNNGGYFIFVDDGAGGGVREDWIRQQNEKILTAHVFSDTVKMAGTTFPGGRTRFSGKMGVSGGRVILQSKSGSRSEVVVSLLGRIRVAKI from the coding sequence ATGAATAAAAATGGATTTTCATTAATTGAAGTAAATGTCTGCTGCATACTTGTGGCAATCCTTTCTGCAGTTTCCTATCCTTTTATCGGTGAAATCCGACAATCCGCAATTTTTAAAAACGAAATCAGAATGCTTTATGGGAATCTGCAAAGAGCAAAAATTGAAGCCATAAAGAAGAACAGTTATGTGGTCTTCACGGTTAATAATGGAGGATATTTCATTTTTGTTGATGACGGGGCTGGAGGCGGCGTCAGAGAAGATTGGATACGACAGCAAAATGAGAAAATTTTAACTGCGCATGTCTTTTCTGATACGGTGAAGATGGCCGGTACGACTTTTCCCGGAGGTCGTACACGCTTTAGTGGAAAAATGGGGGTAAGTGGCGGCAGAGTAATATTGCAAAGCAAATCAGGTTCCAGGTCAGAAGTCGTGGTGAGTCTTCTCGGAAGAATCAGGGTCGCAAAAATTTAG